The following are from one region of the Vitis riparia cultivar Riparia Gloire de Montpellier isolate 1030 chromosome 9, EGFV_Vit.rip_1.0, whole genome shotgun sequence genome:
- the LOC117921682 gene encoding uncharacterized protein LOC117921682 codes for MQSGGEVGRRRGGCDSGGGGGYSVLCRSLSSLLPIDGNLSYRKLSLDLYKLSILKLDGTSFDVQVARNAKVAELKQAIEEVFSLSTNEDEENISWSHVWGHFCLCYEGQKLVNDKAHIRDVGIQDGDQLQFIQHITTDRNSKKKQPKKESVACRQSQMLFAGSRQRDGDGTEDEEEIPMPEFKLAHFLKGWLPYSRARSMGRRGSEGRICSSRFGGRCLGVRCRPGIIRLGA; via the exons ATGCAAAGCGGTGGGGAGGTAGGTAGGCGTAGAGGAGGATGTGATAGTGGCGGTGGAGGCGGTTATTCTGTGCTTTGTCGGTCTTTGAGTTCGTTGTTGCCGATTGACGGAAACCTCTCGTATCGAAAGCTTTCTCTCGATCTGTATAAGCTTTCTATTCTCAAACTGGATGGCACTTCTTTTG ATGTTCAGGTTGCAAGGAATGCTAAAGTAGCAGAACTCAAACAAGCAATAGAGGAAGTTTTTAGTTTGTCAACAAACGAAGATGAAGAAAACATTTCATG GTCACATGTGTGGGGGCATTTCTGCTTATGCTATGAAGGACAGAAGCTAGTGAATGATAAGGCACATATTCGAGATGTTGGGATTCAGGATGGTGATCAG CTTCAATTTATTCAGCATATAACAACTGACCGTAATTCTAAGAAGAAACAACCTAAAAAAGAGAGTGTTGCCTGCAGACAGTCCCAGAT GTTGTTTGCAGGATCAAGGCAGCGTGATGGTGATGGAACAGAAGACGAGGAGGAAATTCCCATGCCAGAGTTTAAGCTTGCTCACTTCTTGAAAGGGTGGCTCCCATACTCCCGCGCACGGAGTATGGGAAGAAGAGGTTCTGAAGGTAGGATTTGTTCTTCAAGATTTGGTGGGCGTTGCCTAGGAGTGAGATGCCGACCGGGAATCATACGTCTTGGAGCATGA
- the LOC117921695 gene encoding pentatricopeptide repeat-containing protein At5g39680: MSTLRLLAPTHKPFLLKSSTVGHPLEHTIQLLKVSADTKNLRFGKMIHAHLIITNQATKDNIVQVNSLINLYAKCDQIMVARILFDGMRKRNVVSWGALMAGYFHNGLVLEVLRLFKTMISVDYMRPNEYIFATIISSCSDSGQVVEGWQCHGYALKSGLVFHQYVKNALICMYSRRSDVKGAMSVWYEVPGLDVFSYNIIINGLLENGYPSEALEVLDRMVDECIVWDNVTYVTAFGLCSHLKDLRLGSQVHCRMFRTGVEYDSFVSSAIIDMYGKCGNILNARKVFNRLQTKNVVSWTAILAAYSQNGCFEEALNFFPEMEVDGLLPNEYTFAVLLNSCAGISALGHGKLLHACIKKSGFEGHIIVGNAMINMYSKSGSIEAAHKVFLEMIYRDSITWNAMICGLSHHGLGREALVVFQEMLAAKECPHYVTFVGVLSACAHLGSVQEGFYYLNQLMKQTGIEPGVEHYTCIVGLLCKAGRLDEAENFMKSTPVKWDVVAWRTLLSACHVHQNYGLGKKVAELVLQMDPGDVGAYILLSNMYAKVKRWDGVVKIRKLMRERNVKKEPGASWIEIRNSIHVFVSEGKTHPESNQIYEKVQELLTMIRPMGYVPDIAAVFHDVEDEQKREYVSYHSEKLAIAYGLMKTPSGAPIRVIKNLRMCVDCHSAVKLISKVTNRVIIVRDANRFHCFGDGGCSCADYW, from the coding sequence ATGTCTACTTTGAGACTGCTAGCACCCACTCACAAGCCatttctattgaaatcaagtaCAGTGGGGCACCCTCTTGAGCACACCATTCAACTCTTAAAAGTATCAGCTGATACCAAGAACTTAAGGTTTGGTAAAATGATCCATGCCCATTTGATCATAACCAATCAGGCCACCAAAGACAACATAGTTCAAGTCAACTCTCTCATCAATCTTTATGCAAAATGTGATCAAATTATGGTCGCCCGCATACTATTTGACGGAATGCGCAAGCGAAATGTAGTCTCTTGGGGTGCTTTGATGGCAGGATATTTCCATAATGGGCTTGTGTTGGAGGTTCTTAGATTGTTCAAGACTATGATTTCAGTGGATTATATGCGCCCGAATGAGTATATATTTGCTACTATTATTTCTTCTTGTTCTGATAGTGGACAGGTCGTAGAGGGTTGGCAGTGTCATGGGTATGCTTTGAAATCTGGATTGGTGTTTCATCAGTATGTAAAGAATGCACTTATTTGTATGTACTCAAGGCGGTCAGATGTGAAAGGGGCTATGAGTGTTTGGTATGAAGTGCCTGGATTGGATGTTTTTTcctataatataattataaatggACTTTTGGAAAATGGGTATCCAAGTGAGGCATTGGAAGTTTTGGATAGGATGGTGGATGAGTGCATTGTGTGGGACAATGTCACTTATGTTACTGCTTTTGGCCTCTGCTCTCATCTTAAAGATCTGAGATTGGGCTCGCAGGTTCACTGCCGAATGTTCAGGACAGGGGTTGAGTATGATAGCTTTGTTAGTAGTGCAATCATAGATATGTATGGAAAATGTGGTAACATTTTGAATGCAAGGAAAGTTTTCAATAGGCTGCAAACTAAGAATGTGGTCTCATGGACGGCAATCTTGGCTGCTTACTCTCAAAATGGGTGCTTTGAGGAAGCATTGAATTTCTTTCCAGAAATGGAAGTTGACGGTCTGCTGCCTAACGAGTATACTTTTGCTGTATTGCTGAACTCCTGTGCAGGTATATCTGCACTGGGACATGGGAAGCTATTACATGCATGTATCAAGAAGTCAGGTTTTGAGGGCCATATTATTGTTGGAAATGCTATGATTAATATGTACTCAAAGAGTGGCAGCATTGAAGCTGCACATAAAGTGTTCTTGGAGATGATATATCGAGACTCAATCACTTGGAATGCAATGATATGTGGACTATCCCATCATGGGCTTGGTAGAGAAGCTCTAGTTGTGTTTCAAGAAATGTTAGCTGCGAAAGAGTGTCCTCATTATGTAACTTTTGTTGGGGTTCTTTCTGCTTGTGCCCATTTGGGTTCAGTGCAGGAAGGTTTCTACTATTTGAATCAGTTAATGAAACAGACAGGCATTGAACCTGGGGTGGAGCACTATACTTGTATTGTTGGGCTTCTGTGTAAGGCTGGACGACTTGATGAAGCTGAAAATTTTATGAAGTCTACACCAGTTAAATGGGATGTTGTTGCTTGGCGAACTTTGCTCAGTGCTTGTCATGTCCATCAGAATTATGGTCTGGGGAAGAAGGTGGCTGAATTAGTCTTACAGATGGATCCTGGTGATGTGGGAGCATATATCCTGTTATCTAACATGTATGCCAAGGTAAAGAGATGGGATGGGGTTGTGAAGATTCGAAAATTAATGAGAGAAAGGAATGTCAAGAAGGAACCTGGGGCAAGCTGGATAGAGATAAGAAATAGTATCCATGTCTTTGTTTCAGAAGGCAAGACGCACCCAGAGTCGAATCAGATTTATGAGAAGGTTCAGGAATTATTAACTATGATAAGACCAATGGGGTATGTGCCAGATATTGCTGCAGTATTCCATGATGTTGAAGATGAACAAAAACGAGAGTATGTTAGTTATCACAGTGAGAAGCTGGCAATAGCATATGGCCTTATGAAAACACCTTCCGGAGCACCTATCCGTGTCATTAAGAACCTTAGGATGTGTGTTGATTGTCATTCTGCTGTGAAACTCATCTCGAAGGTCACAAACAGGGTGATAATTGTTCGAGATGCTAACCGTTTCCATTGTTTTGGAGATGGAGGTTGTTCCTGTGCAGATTACTGGTGA